A region from the Salminus brasiliensis chromosome 22, fSalBra1.hap2, whole genome shotgun sequence genome encodes:
- the ifnphi4 gene encoding interferon phi 4 — translation MMLLQFCLVLALGGASSASGCRWISHKFGELHGQYLTLLREMGAGLSAGGEEACIFDSEWHKWFLHHRHSQPQKQVWLVIETLEQISALLNEADPVSWSEDQLGDFLSTLERQTEGLRSCMSVRMRRSKRLPLYFNQLKVLAQSATDQVSAWEQIRRELLKVLSLLESLPALSAI, via the exons ATGATGCTCCTGCAATTTTGCCTCGTTCTGGCTCTGGGGGGCGCGAGCTCGgcctccggctgccgatggatCAGTCATAAATTTGGAGAGCTCCATGGCCAGTACCTGACGCTGCTGAGGGAAATG GGGGCGGGACTCAGCGCGGGCGGGGAGGAGGCCTGCATCTTTGATTCCGAATGGCACAAGTGGTTCCTCCACCACCGACATTCTCAG ccgCAGAAGCAGGTGTGGTTGGTCAttgagactctggagcagatctcTGCGCTGCTGAACGAGGCTGATCCCGTCTCCTGGAGCGAGGACCAGCTGGGAGACTTCTTGAGCACTCTGGAGCGTCAGACTGAGGGACTGCGCTCATGT ATGAGCGTCAGAATGAGGAGGAGTAAAAGACTGCCCTTGTACTTCAACCAGCTGAAAGTTCTCGCCCAGAGCGCCACG GACCAGGTCAGCGCATGGGAGCAGATCAGAAGGGAGCTGCTGAAGGTCCTGAGCCTACTGGAGTCACTCCCTGCTCTCAGCGCGATTTAG